One window of Microbacterium sediminis genomic DNA carries:
- a CDS encoding ABC transporter ATP-binding protein, which translates to MIALEGATKRYGNSTVLDDVTVSFGDAGVTALIGPNGAGKSTLFGLIGRLIHADTGTVTVDGQDVTKADSRELARTIAVLRQDNHIAARLTVEDLVEFGRFPHSGGRLTVEDRDHIERAIADMDLQPFRHRFLDELSGGQRQRAFVAMALAQDTKYVLLDEPLNNLDPKHGVALMKLLDDLAEQRGLKIVVVMHDINIASQFADTIIAMRDGRVIHHGRTEDVVTVPNLVQIYETPVQVEEINGRRVVLWD; encoded by the coding sequence ATGATCGCGCTCGAGGGCGCCACCAAGCGCTACGGAAACTCCACGGTGCTGGACGACGTGACCGTGTCGTTCGGCGACGCGGGCGTCACCGCGCTCATCGGCCCGAACGGCGCGGGAAAGTCCACGCTGTTCGGGCTGATCGGTCGGCTCATCCACGCCGACACCGGCACGGTGACCGTCGACGGGCAGGACGTCACGAAGGCCGACTCGCGCGAGCTCGCCCGGACGATCGCGGTGCTGCGGCAGGACAACCACATCGCCGCTCGGTTGACCGTGGAGGACCTCGTGGAGTTCGGGCGCTTCCCGCACTCGGGCGGCCGGCTCACGGTCGAGGATCGCGACCACATCGAGCGGGCGATCGCCGACATGGACCTGCAGCCGTTCCGTCACCGCTTCCTCGACGAACTCTCGGGCGGTCAGCGCCAGCGTGCATTCGTGGCGATGGCGCTCGCGCAGGACACGAAGTACGTGCTCCTCGACGAGCCACTGAACAACCTCGACCCCAAGCACGGCGTCGCGCTCATGAAGCTGCTCGACGACCTCGCCGAACAGCGGGGGCTGAAGATCGTCGTGGTGATGCACGACATCAACATCGCCTCGCAGTTCGCCGACACGATCATCGCCATGCGCGACGGCCGGGTCATCCACCACGGCCGGACCGAGGACGTCGTCACGGTGCCGAACCTCGTGCAGATCTACGAGACCCCCGTGCAGGTCGAGGAGATCAACGGCCGCCGCGTCGTCCTCTGGGACTGA
- a CDS encoding lytic transglycosylase domain-containing protein, producing the protein MPQTLPRARAIAPARHPRSTGRNRIVALAALGVSVVLTGSAVAAEAEVATAPRSAVTADLTPAPTTELTIPAAVAEDAEQTLEQATLALEDAPDGVETGELKDYVHALSNYDAMPSVTVVSLVDQATAEAEEVVAETASVKEEQARQAAEEKRAAEEAARAAEAAAQAAAAATTPQGAQAAAADIAASQYGWGADQFGCLVSLWNKESGWNYQAANPSSGAYGIPQSLPGSKMATVGADWATNPVTQIRWGLDYISRAYGTPCAAWGHSQAVNWY; encoded by the coding sequence ATGCCCCAGACTCTTCCTCGCGCCCGCGCCATCGCGCCGGCCCGCCACCCCCGCTCCACCGGCCGCAACCGCATCGTCGCCCTCGCCGCGCTCGGCGTGAGCGTCGTGCTCACCGGATCCGCCGTCGCCGCCGAGGCCGAGGTCGCCACGGCGCCGCGCTCGGCCGTGACCGCCGACCTCACGCCCGCGCCGACCACCGAGCTGACGATCCCCGCCGCCGTCGCGGAGGACGCCGAGCAGACGCTCGAGCAGGCCACCCTCGCTCTCGAGGACGCCCCGGACGGCGTCGAGACCGGCGAGCTGAAGGACTACGTCCACGCCCTGAGCAACTACGACGCGATGCCGAGCGTCACCGTCGTGAGCCTCGTGGACCAGGCGACAGCGGAGGCCGAGGAGGTCGTCGCCGAGACCGCATCGGTCAAGGAGGAGCAGGCGCGTCAGGCCGCCGAGGAGAAGCGCGCGGCCGAGGAGGCCGCGCGTGCCGCCGAGGCCGCCGCGCAGGCCGCGGCCGCCGCCACCACGCCGCAGGGCGCCCAGGCCGCCGCCGCCGACATCGCGGCGAGCCAGTACGGCTGGGGCGCCGACCAGTTCGGCTGCCTCGTGAGCCTGTGGAACAAGGAGTCCGGCTGGAACTACCAGGCCGCCAACCCCTCGAGCGGCGCCTACGGCATCCCCCAGTCGCTGCCCGGCTCGAAGATGGCCACCGTCGGCGCCGACTGGGCGACCAACCCGGTCACGCAGATCCGCTGGGGCCTCGACTACATCTCGCGCGCCTACGGCACCCCGTGCGCGGCCTGGGGCCACTCGCAGGCCGTCAACTGGTACTGA